Genomic segment of Sander vitreus isolate 19-12246 chromosome 17, sanVit1, whole genome shotgun sequence:
ccaatcagaggcagagtaaagCGGGTCATGCCAAcgccatcctaggaaacgcAAATTTGCATGTCCCAAAAATCAGCAGTAGCCAAACATTCAACCAACAAATTCATTAATCAGCATTCTGCCGATCCATCAAGAACCCCCGGGAACTAAGACTCTTGAACACCCTGGACCATCCCAAAACACTGGGGAACCCTCGGACCACTTGACACTGGACATTTGGACTACCCTAAACCGGAAGCCAAAGGAACCCCTTAACAACTAGGTGTCTCCACAGTTCCTTTGTCCGATCCACccaaaacagcaaaacaatgcTCTAAACGTTCACTGTTGGTAATGTGATAGGGACGGAATAGAGCATGGAAATCAACGGGAGCGGGACGGAGAAATGtttagacaacatagggaacGAAAGGGGAGCGGGACGGGATTCGGGAGTCTTTCTCTTGggattttgcaggacaggatttttttttgtgggggggCAGTCACGTGATCGGGATATGACGGGAGTATTTTTGTGGGCTCGGcatgggatgggagcgacaattgattcccgtgtcaccctctaCTCTAAACCTTTGTAACCCTCTGGATCCTCCTTAAACTTTTGGAGATCGCCGGACGTCTTTAGCTGTTTGGACTCTCCTGAAAGCACAATTAAATCTCCTGCATCACCTGAAACCCTTTCCTGAAACCCCTTGAACACCGAAAACTCAGTGGATCCTTGAGCTTGACTATTGTCTCCTGGAGGACATTGGACTCCAGTTTGAAAACCACAAACAAGTGTGACATGAAAGTTGCTTGAAAGAAACTCTCCTCACTCCAGTGTGCCCCTGAGCAAGGCAATGAACCCCTGAACTGGTTGTACTGGTGAGCTCCCAGTGCGAATGCTTCAAAATAGACAAACTTGTGAGTCATTGGACTAGAAAAAGGGGGTCTCACCTGCTGAGGTAGAAGGAAAAAACCGGCTCCTCCACCGTCTTCTGCGCCATCATATTGTCGAAAACGGGGTTTCCAAGGATCTCTGCCAGGGACGGATAACCCATCCCCAGAACACCGTCAAACTTCGCCATTACAAATGCGGAACCGGGCTCATAGACTGACTCCCCCAACTCCTGGTTCAGGATGGACAGATCCCCAACCTGGACCAGAAGAATATTATAAAACAGAGTACAACTTCAGCTcatcttcatttttttgttaGACAGCACGGATGTactgaatccaggattcagcttcGGATTCGgatgaatattgggctttttgacggggaaTCAGTggattgtatttcagttagcctaatagctggtttgatttgcattgggagatgattttatggaaagtaccccatgccaatctctaggtatggtgaaggatatgtgatgatgggggggtatggtgaagggatatgtgatgatgggggggtatggtgaagggtatgtgatgatgggggggtatggtgaaggatatgtgatgatgtgggggtatggtgaagggtatgagatgatgtgggggtatggtgaagggtatgtgatgatgtgggggtatggtgaagggtatgtgatgatgtgggggtatggtgaagggtatgtgatgatgtggggggtatggtgaagggtatgtgatgatgtgggggtatggtgaagggtatgtgatgatgtgggggggtatggtgaagggtatgtgatgatgtggggggtatggtgaagggtatgtgatgatgtgggggtatggtgaagggtatgtgatgatgtggggggtatggtgaagggtatgtgatgatgtgggggtatggtgaagggtatgtgatgatgtgggggtatggtgaagggtatgtgatgatgtgggggtatggtgaagggtatgtgatgatgtggggggtatggtgaagggtatgtgatgatgtgggggaccaagggatctttatcaggatcatagtatcctggatccatgaaataactggcctttcaaaataaaagtctgcctgcctctatgggaatctaacataggggtgtactgacttatgccccctgtattttaaggaagaacatttatttatttacgatacattattcattcacaaagataattggtgtccttaaaggttggatttttttctaatttttttaattaaggcattaagatcaatttccaaaagatgattttttttattcctctttttagtcaactttagcatgggtgtcctaattttttcacatgactgtacatgttcaatctgcaatgctgattagtctggtggtggcgaggaccctaaacaatacacaacatcaccgctgttacaacatctggtatgaaacatctggaagaatacgagctgagcatgaaggaatctacagacagcagccagaatgcagcaacttcaggtacggcaaaggaaggacagtcacagctaaaaactggtGTTAACCAGACGAAGGATTCGGTATTTGGTTtcggattcagcagaatcttaaccagtggattcggtattcggccgaaccccaaaaatctggatttggtgcatccctattaGACAGTGAAGATAGGAAGGGGTGGACagaggggatgacacacagcaaagggccgcaggtcggattcaaaatCAGGCCGCTGCCAaagactcagcctacatggggctcTTAAAGTTAGTTTGCTATGATCTTTATAAACATTGCAGATATATTGGATGTGTCTTTACTTAATTGGCCACCAGTACACCCAACATATACGCAGCACATTTGATGACATAAACATAAACTTATTTTTGTTGAGTAGAATAAAAATGGACCTTCAGTGTTTCTCTGACCATGACTCCCAGCAGGTGTCCTGATCCGTAGTGAATCCCAAATACCCGACCGTCATGATGGAAAGACGTGGACTCAAACGCCCTGAAACGCCTGTGCAAccctgggaacacacacacacacacacacacacacacacacacacacacacacacacacacagggagacctTGAATTTCTTATCACAGTCAGGAACACACTAAACCATATTGTCAGGCTGTCCTGACCCATAAGCACaaccatttgtgtgtgtgtttgtgtattgtgtgtgtctgtgtgtgtgtttgtgtattgtgtgtgtctgtgtgtctgtatgtgtgtgtgtgtgtgtgtgtgtgtgtgtgtgtgtgtgtgtatagtgtgtgtgcgtgcgtgtatgtgtgtgtctgtgtagtgttgtgtgggtgtgtttgtgtacagtgtgtgtatgtctgtgtgtgtgcgtgtatagtatagtgtgtgtgtgtgtatagtatagtgtgtatgtgtgtgtgtgtagtgtgtgtgtgtgtgtgtgtgtgtgtgtgtgtgtatagtgtgtgtgtgtgtgtagtgtgtgtatgtgtgtgtgtgtgtgtgtgtgtgtgtgtgtgtgtgtgtgtgtgtgtgtgtgtgtgtagtgtgtgtgtgtgtgtggtgtgtgtgtgtgtgtgtgtggtgtgtgtgtgtgtgtgtgtgtgtgtgtgtagtgtgtgtgtgtgtgtgtgtagtgtgtgtatgtgtgtgtgtagtgtgtgtatgtgtgtgtgtgtgtgtgtgtgtgtgtgtgtgtgtgtgtgtgtgtgtgtgtgtgtgtgtgtgtgtgtgtgtgtgtgtgtgtgtgtgtgtgtgtagtgttgtgtCGTACCACAGGCTTGGCTGACGCAGTAGGTTGACGGCACCCAGAGGTCGGATGAGCCAGTGTCAAAAACCACAGAGAAGTTCTGCGGCGGAGTCCCCAAACTGATTTCACCGTAGTACTGAGTctgacacacaacagacacaacGTCAGACTGTCAAATCATGGCGTTACGAGGAATGGTTGCTGGTTTGATGCCTGACTTACTACTCCTTATGTGTAGCATTTTAACTTcttactttgtctgtctgtctgtctgtctgtctgtctgtctacctatccatctatctacctacctatctatctgtctgtctgtctgtctatttatctatctatctatctatctatctatctatctatctatctatctatctgtctgtctgtctgtctgtctgtctgtctacctacctacctatctatctatctacctacctatctatctgtctgtctgtctgtctgtctgtctgtctatctatctatctacctacctacctacctacctatctagcTTACACCTTGTCGGTCCTGTTTTGTTTCTTGtaaaactttttgttttgtttttatttgtttattttactgcaattttgcattgcattttattatgtttatttattgtttattaccAGTGTATTGAATGAAGGTTACAAATGAccgaaataaactaaactaagtaTTGAGAATAACACCAGTGATAGCATGTTTTCCTTCtagggaatttccccagtgtgggattaataaagtctatctagtctcactttgccagaccttcctccacagcgctgcagaggagggtctggctagtccacacagcgttcctggatgggagaaaaacctgctctggtttattggcatttctttaaaccaatcacaatcaccttgggcggggctaagctccggacggagccacggtgagagagagaggaaggtaaccagtggtgtagtctacgtgatacgcaggtatatgcAGTacacccactaagaaagctccaggatttccacatacccacttaaaaatgcccaaatgacgcgcaacaacatactttctattatatttttgacatattttgaattgttatctgtgttttccttcttcacataggctaaataaagggatttccaccgTGAATTGGTGAATAAAAGTTATCTGAATGCAGGAATTTAAGGTTTTGACGCTCAAAATCActctgggggaggacacccagaccccccactatgatatgccgcactcccccaaaggcagattctggcccatatatataggccaatatatttatatacagtatacccagtacaatacattagaccaggggttttcaaactttgtgtgtgtgtggaccactatTAGTAATCAAGAATTTTCACggaccacctcataatacacataataaaatatgtctacacacagtcctacctgaattaatcCGCACTTCTTAataggcctactagcactaAAACTATAACTGGTCATCACATCAGTACAACAGGCTCGTTAAAAGAGAGTTTACTGCACACTGCAACGGCTGCcacatattttatttagttatttactcCAGCGCCTGAGGGCATAATTAGGTTCATTTGAACGACAGGCTTATTTCCATAGCAATGGAGTATTAAATATATTCAGTATAAGAACACTTGGATATAGTCAACATTTCCAAACCTTTGGTGATTttacggttagggttagggccgattgtggagaggttggagtctgtttgattgagtgtgtggacaggtgtcttttatacaggtagcACTAGCCTATTTTAGTAATCACACAATAACTTAATAacacaatttaatttaaatgtgatattaatatacatattcttaagATTTATGGGAATTTctggtaaaatgaaggttaaaaaactattattttatattttattttgcttttccacggaccacctgcagtaccctcacggaccactagtggtccgcGGACCACAGTTTGGGAGTGACTGCATttttagactacaccactgaaggtaacggacatccggcttaATGAGGGACATTTcggcggcactggagcaatcccggaagtgtaacgtcgtggatatagactaaaatcCTATCTCATCTTATCtcttctatcccagaatgctgtgtggactagccagaccttcctccgcagcgccgtggaggaaggtctggctatgcgagattAGTGTTGTTCTTACGTCCATGAAGTTGTAGAGCTTCTCGCTGGAGCGCGTCAGCCGCAGTGACGGCGTGCCGGGCGGGTAGCACTGAGCGTAGCGCCGGTTAAACATGTCGGGGCGGGACTCCTTCAGGAACTCCTTCAGCAGGCCGTCGGCTCGCAGCTGGGAACGAATCGAAGGCACGCGCCTCAGAGGAACCCTTGGTGGGGGGAGGAAAACCTTCACTATCTCATTGTTGAACTTTTAATGATGTTTTATAGGTTTTTATCTTTAtatgttaaaggaatagtcagaggtggaaagtaacgaaTTACAATTACTCgcattactgtaattgagtagtttttttgtgtacttttacactcttttacttaagtatgttGTGCTTGACATATTGtactctgctacatttttaATCAAATCTGTTACTGAGTAAAAAATGGTAAATAAAAAAGGTCTCCAACATTATTCCCTTTATTtgagagtgacagtggatagataggaaaggtgggagagagatgggggatggcggagcaaagggccgcaggtcggactcgaacccgggccgctgcaaaggactctgttgagttgattcttagcaaaaaaaaaactttgttctttcacaaatatgtgctcattcatgtgtaattacttccaccaactaatcaaagtattctcgtaagcgtagaatctgacattcagaatcattcacaatacatacgagcgagtcgctggaatgacggcagccatgtagcgcctccatctttattatacattaaccaaagagggacatacctccatctttattatacattaaccaaagagagacatacctccatctttattatacatcaaccaaagagggacatacctccatctttatgatacattaaccaaagagggacatacctccatctttatgatacatcaaccaaagagggacatacctccatctttataatacattaaccaaagagggacatacctccacctttattatacattaaccaaagagggacatacctccatctttattatacattaaccaaagagggacatacctccatctttattatacattaaccaaagagagacatacctccatctttattatacatcaaccaaagagggacatacctccatctttatgatacattaaccaaagagggacatacctccatctttatatacattaaccaaagagggacatacctccatctttataatacattaaccaaagagggacatacctccacctttataatacattaaccacagagggacatacctccacctttataatacattaaccaaagagggacatacctccatctttataatacattaaccaaagagggacatacctccacctttataatacattaaccaaagagagacatacctccatctttataatacattaaccaaagagagacatacctccatctttataatacattaaccaaagagggacataccgccacctttataatacattaaccaaagagggacatacctccatctttataatacattaaccaaagagagacatacctccatctttatgatacattaaccaaagagggacatacctccatctttattatacattaaccaaagagagacatacctccatctttataatacattaaccaaagagggacatacctccatctttataatacattaaccaaagagggacatacctccacctttataatacattaaccaaagacaggcaaagcaacaagaccaaagttaatattggagtggctagaacagctgcgtggaaacgatggagatactaagagatcatttcgggttcggccaccgtaggaggaagggctagaaagtaatattcagttggttgtcatatacaatttcactgctagatgggagaaattcttacacgatgtagctttaagtaaaatatttttgtactctttccacctctgggaATTGTTAAACATCAATATAAATAAAGTGGTTTCTTCTTATCAAACTCTCAGCTAGACGGCATCTTTTCCAAAAATGTCGAGCTATTCCTTTAAAGAAGAGTCCTGAAAACATTGAGACTCTGAACTCTGAAGCTTGGTGTAAAACAAAGCCGACTCAAACTTGAACTGacaataaaagtaaataaattaaatccCAAAAATTGTGTTAATGACTTTCTCAGATCTGATgactgtagttggacttctttagctttacgtttagtctttaagctttttgaatgttatgtagttattatctgctctagcttttccaacattttagacacaatTAATAATAATGGTACAAAACAAGgcttatctttttttaattgaaaaaatgaacattttctTTAGGGATGACCCCTAAACCCCCAACCCCCCCAAATACAGTAGGTGCACTTAATGAAAGCACCTAGTGAATAAAAACACTTTGCATCAGTCTCTACATTTATCGGCTTCTTTTGGGCCCTCTGAAGTCACTTATGCAAAGAGAGTTACTGTATttgtacacatatatatatatatgatgataTTATTGAAGGTGATTTTTTCCTACCTGACCAGCGCCGAGCTCGTCCATGTCCAAATCAACAGCAGCGCCAACACCGGCCGCAACATGTCTGTCTCTGcacccgtctgtctgtctgttagacCATGAGTTTTTATTATCAGAGTTCACTGCTGCTCTGATTGGATCAcctacaactgtgtgtgtgtgtgtgtgtgtgtgtgtgtgtgtgtgacctctgtGCTGTTGAGATTACCTGGGTCCAACAAAAAAATCTTATTGAGGAAGTCACAGGCTTTTAAATAACTTATTTGCAAAAATGTTCAAGTCATAATATAGTGAGTATTTGCTGTTTTACAGTTTActtcgtgcgtgtgtgtgagtgaatgtgtgtgtgtgtgcctgtgtctgtgtatatgagtgtgtgagtgagtgtctgtgtgtgagtctgagtgtgtatgtgtgtgtgtctgtgagtgtgtatatgagtgtgtgtttgtgtgtgtgtgtatgtgt
This window contains:
- the nots gene encoding nothepsin, producing MDELGAGQFNNEIVKVFLPPPRVPLRRVPSIRSQLRADGLLKEFLKESRPDMFNRRYAQCYPPGTPSLRLTRSSEKLYNFMDTQYYGEISLGTPPQNFSVVFDTGSSDLWVPSTYCVSQACGLHRRFRAFESTSFHHDGRVFGIHYGSGHLLGVMVRETLKVGDLSILNQELGESVYEPGSAFVMAKFDGVLGMGYPSLAEILGNPVFDNMMAQKTVEEPVFSFYLSRRTSSSNPEGELLLGGTDKSLYSGPINWLPVTAKGYWQIKMDSVAVQGVSSFCPHGCQAIVDTGTSLIAGPTTDILNLQQLIGATPSNIDEYLIDCARLSSLPHVTFVLGRIEYTLTAEQYVRKEMLGNREFCFSGFQAVDIFSADGPLWILGDVFLTEFYSIFDRGQDRVGFASARHPTEP